The window GCCATTGTAGGCAATATCTATAAACCAGCAAATTACTTTACCAGTGACAAACCTAAGAGCAGTATCAAATGTGCCCTTAAATAGCATAACATTACCCCTTCCATCTTTCAGAGGAACAGCTAACAAATGGAAGTGCCCTTAAAAAGACCACATCCTTAAGTCCTAGAGCCAACACATCACATCCAGCAAAGCCACCACCACCTGTTCCCCCAAAGCCTAAAATATCCCGGGGGACCAAGTCCTATAGCCTGGACAGTCACAGCCAACTGCTCTCGAACACAGACCAATCCttacaaaatataaaaagcaGTCTTCCACTGACTGAACAGAAGCCGCAGCAAAAACCTGAGGTGTGTGAAGATAAACCGAAGAGTCGTGTTAGccaaatacctatacatatgaaCCGAGCGGAGGACATAACAACGCTCttagacgacgatgatgacgagtgCGCATCTGATACTTCTGATGACCTTCATAAGGTAAGAACTCCCATGTTTATCTATCACAATGCATGATTCTGATTACCTGAATGTTATTTAATAAAAGAGTCTGTGAACCAAGTGGCAGTTTACAAGTAGgattatacacttatttataaattcactaagaaaattaataaagggCTCTTCGTttcattattcttcattctttGGAGTAATTTTCAAAGATATCTATCACAAGTTAAATAGCATTGACTGTACCAAATGTCTAACTTATATCACTTTGACATATAACACTAGCTacctaattttttattttttttttataccatactcTCTTTAATATGAATAATGTCTAATAAAAATTTTCAACACCTTCACCACTTTTACTATTTGATATACACCCAAATACCAACAAAATAGAGTCATTCCAATAAGACTTAATTTTTTATCTGTGCACAAATACTTATGACCAAGTACACTAACCCTACAACTTAATTTCCACCAGGTAGTACGCAAAAGATTATCAGCAGACATAACAGTCTTGTTGGACCCACCACCAGAAAATAACGTGCTGGTTCTACTCCTAAAACCAGCTGAAGAAACACAAGCATGGCAGTTCTTATCAGCCTGTATGCAGGtaaaataattatctctctctctctctctctctctctctctctctctctctctctctctctctctctctctctctctctctctctctctctctctctctctctctccatatatatatatatatatatatatatatatatatatatatatatatatatatatatatatatatatatatatatatatatttatatatatttatatatattatatatatttatatatatatatatatatatatatatctatatatatatatatatgtatatatatatatatatatatatattgttctatcATCACCACATTAGTAATACTTACATTTTcactttcctctcactttccaatcatcatcatcattactactattattatcatcgttattatcattatcattactattatcttcattaacattattattactactactatcatcaatatcaatattattattatcatcatcatcatcatcatcatcatcatcatcatcatcatcatcatcatcatcatcatcatcatcatcatcatcatcatcatcatcatcatcattattatcattatcattattattattatcatcaatattgttattactattaacatcatcatcaatatcattatcatcatcatagagtgtgtatgagtgttgaatgtgagtgtatatgtatattatatatatatatatatatatatatatatatatatataattctttgtttttttctacagGTCACTCAGTGTGGAAATAAACCCCTGGTGATGGAAGGCACAGGATCCATGAAAAAGGCTCTTACTAGAACCAAACCCCTCTATTTTTCCAAGAATGGAAATGTGCAAAGAATATAATTTAATCTGAACTTATTCACTTCATATtaaatattctttattatctaactctttaaatcatttaaaaataagtttaaacatttatttatgttgaactaaagaaataaagaaaatctgaTTCTGACATACTCATTGAAACATGCTATCTCATAAGCAAAATGTATAAGAGACCAGCAATATACTGTAACAGACCACCATGCTGGAGAAAAACCCACAAGATAACACCATACTGCTGTACACCAATAATCCAAAGTTAATAAAGCAATGCTACCTCACTATAAGCATGGTGAAGGGTATACATAACAAAACATCAGGATTACAAAGACAATGCCACACACACGTGGTCTTTTTGCTCAAAAATAGGTTGTGCAAATCTTCATGCTGATCTGAAACTGAACTGCTAATTCATCTACTTCTAAAAAGTTCATACTTTGAGATGGTTGGTTCTAATAATCACCAGCTTAATCATGAACCAATCTTTCTGTAATATGTGTGAAAATATCATACTATGGCAATATAACTCGCATCACTCTTTAATTTTTGCTAGTCCTCCTTTGTAAATTCGGTATTAACTTTCCTGAATTTTCATTAACCTTTTCAGTTATACTGCAGTTCATATCCAAGAAAATAATGTCAAGGTCTACTCTGAAACTCTTTCTTTGCAAGTAACACAATATGGAAGATACTTCCAGCTTTTCTTGCCTATTTTATCATCTCTAAAAGGATATAATTAgttacagtttttatttttttgcctttcCTCATAAAGTAATAGAAaaccttccttttcatttataaTACATCCCACTTTCTACaataattacttttttcttcataGAATTTATAATTCCTTACCATCTGATGTACAATTAACTTAAATCAATTCattaataaacattaatattcagtgtttttttttctctaccttacACCTTACATACATTGCCTCCTGATATCAGAACATATCCTAAGATAATTACACCTACATGAAATTAAAACTCAAACATGGACTATATAATTAATACCAGGTTAGATTCACTTTTTAAATTTCATAACAATTTGCTGAATTACCATACTTTGGTCTTACATCAACTAATAACAGTGAGTGAGTTTCTTTCGTAACCTCAACGGCAAGTAAAATGTCAATAGTTTTAAGCAAGTTCTAAACAACAGGCTGACTCACTACTGTCTTCTTTCATAATTGGAAAATTTTGACAAATTGAAACTGGAGCTTTGTGAAACTTTCTATGATAAAATTAACTGCAATCCTCTCAGgtattaaaaacatttttttatctttgctgTTTTTCAATGTTTTTCACTATCACAAAAGTATTTGCTACATATGAAATTCTATACTCTAATTTTCAGTAAATTACTTACCATAGCACTTCAGCAATCTTGGGGTGGTTGGCATCATCTACAATGCTGGACACAAAACCAATGACTTCCTGTTGAACCTGCAAAAAGAATATATCAAAACTGTTTTATTAACCTATCTTATAAAAGCTGCAGGAGAAATTATAACTATCATGGAAAATCTGAAATGAACCTTTACATGACTAGACTTAAGTTATAATCACAAGGGTATGTCAAGGCATTAAAAAATGATTTACAAAACATTCAGACATATACAACCACTTCAGCTACTGAACAATATAAACATTATGAACATGCTtgaaataatgtttaaaaaatcaaatagaaaaaGGCTGTTTTATTTACCTATCCTACAAATGCTGCAGGAGAAAATTACAATACCATGGAAAGTTGGGAAGGAAACATTGTATTTCTAAACTATCATCGAAAGTTTGGGAATCACAAGAGTGTTTATCCTAATCAATAACAAACGCTTTACAGATCATTCAAATATATACCACTTCTACTgagcaaaatgaaaataatagaatacatatacttaaaccattctttcaaaaaaatcaaacagaaaaacATTATATGCTACACATACTGAAAATATTCTTCAAAAAATTAAAACACTAAGTTCCTTATCACAAAAGAGCAATTGTTTAGTAATATATTGATCAAATCACACTTGAGCACTTAtccaatatgaaaataatgatataatactgaAATCATCTTGCTTATTACTACTAATGCAACTGTTATCTTACCATTATACAGTCCCTAAGTAAATTCATTATgtaaggtggaaaaaaaaaaaaaatgtactacaTTTTTAGCAGATctgacagattaaaaaaaaaaaaagacttccttTCTCCAATGAACAAAGACACAACTAAAAGTACCTTAAAAAATGATAAGGGCTTAAAagacaatcattttcattatatacctTGACAGGAGATCCTTCGATAAGGTCCACAATTTTTGCAGTCAGAGTGTCTGAATCTACAACCCTGTCTAACCATTTAAGATTAGCCAGAATCAAGCAAGGAAAATCCACTCTATTGCTGTTTCTGAAAGTATAAAATGAGAACATAAATTAAACATTAATAATGCTGATGTATTGcataaataatagcaattaaactgactgaaaataacaagagaagtAGACAggaaggtacagagagagagagagagagagagagagagagagagagagagagagagagagagagagagagagagagagagagagagagagagagagagagagagaggaagagaggagagacaaagagaagagaggtaggaagagagagagagagagagagagagagagagagagagagagagagagagagagagagagagagagagagagagagagagagagagagagagagagagaagagagagagagagagagaaagagagagagagagagagagagagagagagagagagagagagagagagagagagagagagagagagagagagagagagagagagagagagagagagagagagagagagagagagagagagagagagagagagagagagagagagagagagagagagagagagagagagagagagagagagagagagagagagagaggagagagagagagagagagagagagagagagagagagagagagagagagagagagagagagagagagagagagagagagagagagagagagagagagagagagagagagagagagagagagagagagagagagagagagagagagagagagagagagagagagagagagagagagagagagagagagacaaagagaagaggagaagagagagagagagagagagagagagagagagagagagagagagagagagagagagagagagagagaagagagagagagagagagagagagagagagagagagagagagagagagagagagagagagagagagagagagagagagagagagagagagagagagagagagagagagagagagagagagagagagagagagagagaagagagagagagagagagagagagagagagagagagagagagagagagagagagagagagagagagagagagagagagagagagagagagagagaagagagagagagagagagagagagagagagagagagagagagagagagagagagagaagagagagagagagagagagagagagagagagagagagagagagagagagagagagaagagagagagagagagagagagagagagagagagagagagagagagagagagagagagagagagagagagagagagagagagagagagaagagagagagagagagagagagagagagagagagagagagagagagagagaagagagagagagagagagagagagagagagagagagagaagaagagagagagagagagagagagagagagagagagagagagagagagagagacagtgagagacagagagacagagagacagagacagagagagagagagagagagagcgagagaggggggggagagagagggggagagagagagaggggagagagagagagggggagagagagagaggggagagagagagaggggagagagaaaggggagagagaaaggggagagagaaagaggggagagagaggggagagaggg of the Penaeus chinensis breed Huanghai No. 1 chromosome 18, ASM1920278v2, whole genome shotgun sequence genome contains:
- the LOC125034537 gene encoding uncharacterized protein LOC125034537, with the protein product MDQLEVMPVSSRVVCLNAPHLKSLCVFEALSRTLGCYYNHHRLQVVSCQATVRLPAPRVVRIRGHATHTHPPGDTPTLPTPIQMGTYLVFHLGDWSQVRKCHLVLNGIEQVPRSAVPAKVNLQRVLHSQPLQQPTPPLEPAPQSPSHLPPFIPPITQEEQLTNGSALKKTTSLSPRANTSHPAKPPPPVPPKPKISRGTKSYSLDSHSQLLSNTDQSLQNIKSSLPLTEQKPQQKPEVCEDKPKSRVSQIPIHMNRAEDITTLLDDDDDECASDTSDDLHKVVRKRLSADITVLLDPPPENNVLVLLLKPAEETQAWQFLSACMQVTQCGNKPLVMEGTGSMKKALTRTKPLYFSKNGNVQRI